The genomic stretch TAATTTTGCGCATTTCCTCTCGTTCAACAACTTCTGGAAACGATTTTAACATGTAATCCAAAGGGCTCATATCCATATCAAGTAATTCGTGTAAGTGCTGGTGATAGCGAGCAATGCGGAGATGAGAATTTTTACGAATCATTCCTGAAGTAGGCACTAGGTCTCCATATAATAGCTTCAATAATGTACTTTTTCCTGCACCGTTTGGCCCAACTAATGCAAGTCTAGTATCTAGATCGATTCCAAACTCCAGATTTTTGTAAATGTATGGTGTTTTATCGTTATATCGGAAGCTAACGTTTTGTACCATAATCACCGGAGGAGGAATTGTACCGCATGAAGGAAAATAGAAGTTCAATTGTTTTTCATCAATAGCTTTTTCGGTTAGACCTTGGGCTACCATTTTAGCAAGAGTTTTTTCTTTTGACTGCGCTTGACGAGCTAATTTTGCAGAACCGTGACCAAATCGCGCAATATAATTTTTCATATGTGCGATCTGATCCTGTTCCCAATTATATTGCTTCATTTGATTTTCCAACAGTTCCATTCGAGTTTTAACAAACTGTTCATAATTTCCAGTGTAATATTTTAGGCGTTTTTGGGTCATATGGATGATATTCGTGCAAACACCGTTCAAAAAATCCTGCGAATGTGAAATGATAACAAGAATGCGTTTGTATGTTTTCAACTCTTCTTCTAGCCATACACATGCGTCCAGGTCGAGATGATTTGTTGGTTCATCTAGTAAAAGCAGATGAGGTTTCACAAATAAAGCTCTAGCAAGAGCAATTCGCATACGCCATCCTCCAGAAAAATCTTTGGCAGCTTTTTGCTGCATTTCTTTTGTAAAACCCAGACCGTGGAGGATACGTGAAGCTTTAGCTTCGGCTACATCCGCTGATATCTCGTCTAGACGGTCATAAATATCCATTAATCTCTCCTGGGACTCATCGTCTTCTAGTTCTACAAGTTCGTCTGCCATTTTCTCCAACTTGATACGTTCTTCATCCACTTCCATAACGCACTGAAGGGCACTTTTAGAACTGGCTGGAATCTCACGGGTAAGATGGAAA from Wyeomyia smithii strain HCP4-BCI-WySm-NY-G18 chromosome 3, ASM2978416v1, whole genome shotgun sequence encodes the following:
- the LOC129732968 gene encoding ATP-binding cassette sub-family F member 2: MAPDKKQKGRNKKITLIQSSKKDEKFSANGTTNGSAEMTEEEALCAKLDEEARINAEARACTGSLAVHPRSRDIKFANFSITFFGSEMLQDTMLELNCGRRYGLLGSNGCGKSSLLAVLGNREVPIPEHIDIFHLTREIPASSKSALQCVMEVDEERIKLEKMADELVELEDDESQERLMDIYDRLDEISADVAEAKASRILHGLGFTKEMQQKAAKDFSGGWRMRIALARALFVKPHLLLLDEPTNHLDLDACVWLEEELKTYKRILVIISHSQDFLNGVCTNIIHMTQKRLKYYTGNYEQFVKTRMELLENQMKQYNWEQDQIAHMKNYIARFGHGSAKLARQAQSKEKTLAKMVAQGLTEKAIDEKQLNFYFPSCGTIPPPVIMVQNVSFRYNDKTPYIYKNLEFGIDLDTRLALVGPNGAGKSTLLKLLYGDLVPTSGMIRKNSHLRIARYHQHLHELLDMDMSPLDYMLKSFPEVVEREEMRKIIGRYGLTGRQQVCPIRQLSDGQRCRVVFAYLAWKKPHLLLLDEPTNHLDMETIDALADAINDFEGGLVLVSHDFRLINQVANEIWICENGTVTKWNGNILDYKEHLKNNIAREAKNSEK